In Porites lutea chromosome 1, jaPorLute2.1, whole genome shotgun sequence, a single genomic region encodes these proteins:
- the LOC140950940 gene encoding inhibitor of Bruton tyrosine kinase-like has translation MDCSPKCRLAKHADFNFSALINITPHDEAKVRAILPRFCSNFARVKDQCGRNVLHLVASCGKRDILEWLVKEEGADLDSKDLESGWTPLHRSLFYGYLECAVKLTQLGSDPSCLDKEGLCPLDLVQLDSPFQIQSGVHAKVVSSYKTSLEDELKLEVGDVIRDVHMTGDKYWTGVMRGKRGHFPKDCVKLLLKDHQLELFTWGSNTNFTLGHKDESTRYTPEILECLTEDVKLCIKEVVMCKFHSVFLSVNGRVFTCGHGRGGRLGHGNEKTLLEPQEVTALKDVKCLSLAAGQDHTVVVTDDGSVYTFGLNDSHQLGHVPPPKQCLCPRMLQIKMWKGKEFIGAAAGRYHSVFFTQNEVYSCGLNAGHLGHPKGETYQMIPRQVSSLADKTVIISKVTCSDAATVCATSKGDIYLLNQYICRRIISRFTDLTTLAVTGGKLDVVSPQKARQEFADEITVTVLNSRGTLSQWKPMFGSLRECCWYHNRPITVRDFAVGRQLLIVSSDGEAFVCQPGEKSFSPTKVASRRKPSVSSTSSDTALAQSPPNTTPLSNFSDDKDTCITLTKSFSDSTLLRLLVKENCKKEALWYCLERIPFIHRGLRVFTDSKSKGFAVLQISAREGLKNVPEVSKTRVWKNLMQLLEEATSEDDIHDVEFLVKGQPIAAHGFVVASRSPKCHQVICKNKDTILQTSVKSIQTISLPENRDYGFALSWLKRLYGGEDISDKELFSKDFFPLRAKNGFQSIGQSKQEKKISNEIDKTNKEKNVQPQNDNENIIAGRMLSDLMYLAERDLDNFGAPTFDYGDSSFDDFEEGLASYAGDAEEMKTKLLSNTSDREDKEAEPFDCLKSVTFSRSNCPELYDVVIVCEDGTELQCHKCILVAQLDYFRSMLASGWLETSQHSTSLKLPFPGDVMEIVLDFLYSGQPGKVKECTDLELLGNILIVADQLLICQLKELCEAVMANLVTLRNVAEVLEFAMLYNASQLRDVCTELLTNNLATVIESRTLDALSDEALAEVSRAYRRLVAGMAWRVITPADMPDFILKEVSESTPGKRRKSAGRKKSSKSESEQDANTRNNVQEEIVKTGTPVITSLEMSVKDGDEVFDQPEITEDKPSLNNQSDEATADPEYPQPDEKPVQSNTVNGLWYRKDAPKVITPKKKNREKKQSPRRSAEELEAKQEAKKEVSVDIKVPSLEKPVWSSNTSAASPPATSLKDIIEQEQNQATLRLDSPDEKKSMTKRTSNKSPPSQCLGTSPPSAALWWNSGVRQSQKERKRSKSSTSDESSSNLKGTEGNARDVTPDERKDKEAVPAWGGVGKSVAPVRSLRDLMQEEEQQLSGKKAETKETPSATTSKANKSGTPRKKLNWRSQPVFCASSSDLDSKDVDTNCDGLSGFSSSPPKSAWQSTPLACSPPSSSIAFSTILESQEQENTNLNRVSKKPFHLTQLEERAMEELLQYYGGLDNACEFVTVQRVPTTAARPVWKKERLPSVTSG, from the exons ATGGACTGCTCACCCAAATGTCGCCTGGCTAAACACGCCGATTTTAACTTTTCTGCCCTCATAAACATCACACCACACGATGAAGCTAAAGTTCGTGCGATCTTACCCCGATTTTGCTCCAATTTTGCTCGAGTTAAAGATCAGTGTGGTCGTAATGTTCTGCACTTGGTGGCTTCATGTGGCAAACGCGACATTTTGGAGTGGCTTGTGAAAGAAGAAGGAGCTGATTTGGATTCTAAAGATCTGGAATCGGGTTGGACTCCATTGCATCGCAGTTTGTTCTACGGTTATCTTGAGTGTGCGGTAAAACTAACTCAG CTTGGCTCAGATCCTAGTTGCCTTGACAAGGAAGGTCTCTGTCCATTGGATCTGGTTCAGTTGGACTCACCATTCCAAATTCAATCAGGAG TGCATGCTAAAGTTGTTTCATCATACAAAACTTCTTTGGAAGATGAACTCAAGTTAGAGGTTGGTGATGTCATAAGGGATGTTCATATGACGGGGGACAAATACTGGACTGGTGTTATGAGAGGCAAGAGAGGACATTTTCCAAAAGATTGTGTAAAGCTTCTATTAAAAG ACCATCAACTGGAGCTGTTCACTTGGGGATCAAACACTAACTTCACTTTGGGTCACAAAGATGAAAGCACAAGATACACACCTGAAATCCTTGAATGCCTAACTGAAGATGTAAAACTTTGCATCAAGGAG GTTGTAATGTGCAAGTTTCATTCTGTATTCTTGAGTGTCAATGGGAGAGTTTTCACCTGTGGTCATGGCAGAGGAGGACGACTGGGACATGGCAATGAAAAGACTCTTCTG GAGCCACAGGAGGTTACAGCCTTAAAAGATGTTAAGTGTTTGTCACTTGCTGCTGGGCAGGACCATACAGTGGTGGTTACAGATGA tGGCTCAGTGTACACATTTGGTCTCAATGATTCTCATCAACTTGGACATGTACCTCCTCCAAAGCAGTGTCTTTGTCCCAGGATG TTGCAAATAAAGATGTGGAAGGGCAAAGAGTTCATTGGAGCTGCAGCAGGTCGTTATCATTCAGTGTTTTTCACTCAAAATGAGGTGTACAGCTGTGGTTTAAATGCTGGGCATCTTG GTCATCCAAAAGGAGAAACGTACCAAATGATACCACGTCAG GTTAGCAGTCTAGCAGACAAGACTGTTATTATTAGTAAAGTGACCTGCAGTGATGCAGCCACAGTCTGCGCCACAAGCAAAGGAGACATCTATTTACTGAACCAGTATATTTGCCGGAGGATCATATCAAG GTTTACTGATTTGACTACTTTAGCGGTCACTGGTGGAAAGTTGGACGTGGTTTCCCCACAGAAGGCCAGGCAAGAGTTTGCTGATGAGATTACTGTAACTGTGCTCAACTCTAGGGGAACG TTGTCCCAGTGGAAACCGATGTTTGGCTCACTGAGAGAATGCTGTTGGTATCACAACAGACCAATAACAG TACGAGATTTTGCTGTTGGAAGGCAACTTCTTATTGTGTCTA GCGATGGTGAAGCTTTCGTTTGCCAGCCTGGTGAAAAGAGTTTCAGTCCAACGAAAGTTGCTTCCCGGCGAAAACCATCTGTCTCCTCAACTTCGTCAGATACTGCACTGGCACAATCACCTCCCAATACCACCCCACTCAGTAACTTTTCAGACGACAAAGATACATGTATAACGCTTACAAAGTCATTTTCTGACAGCACTCTCCTACGTTTACTTGTCAAAGAGAATTGCAAGAAAGAAGCTTTGTGGTATTGTCTTGAAAGGATTCCGTTCATTCATCGTGGACTACGCGTCTTTACAGACAGCAAATCTAAAGGTTTTGCTGTGCTTCAGATTTCTGCCAGGGAGGG TCTGAAAAACGTACCCGAAGTGAGCAAAACGCGAGTGTGGAAAAACTTGATGCAGCTGTTAGAAGAAGCAACTAGTGAAGATGACATCCATGATGTTGAGTTTTTA GTTAAAGGACAGCCAATCGCAGCACATGGATTTGTTGTGGCTTCACGAAGTCCTAAATGTCACCAAGTGATATGCAAAAACAAAGATACCATCCTACAAACATCAGTTAAATCGATACAAACTATATCATTACCTGAGAATAGAGATTACGGCTTTGCACTCAGCTGGTTGAAACGGCTTTATGGTGGTGAGGACATCAGCGATAAAGAGCTGTTCTCTAAAGACTTTTTTCCTTTGAGAGCCAAAAACGGCTTCCAGAGCATTGGACAAAGCAAACAGGAgaagaaaatttcaaatgaaataGATAAAACGAACAAAGAAAAGAATGTTCAACCACAAAATGATAACGAAAACATTATAGCTGGTCGCATGCTGTCCGACCTTATGTACTTGGCGGAACGAGACTTGGATAATTTTGGGGCGCCAACTTTTGATTACGGAGACTCTTCGTTTGATGATTTTGAGGAAGGACTGGCTTCATACGCAGGGGATGCGGAAGAAATGAAGACAAAATTACTGTCAAATACGTCAGATAG GGAAGACAAAGAGGCTGAACCATTCGACTGTCTGAAATCAGTTACATTCTCTCGATCAAACTG TCCCGAGCTTTATGATGTGGTGATAGTCTGTGAAGACGGAACTGAATTGCAATGTCACAAATGCATTCTTGTTGCTCAGCTTG ATTATTTCCGAAGCATGCTTGCAAGTGGCTGGTTAGAG ACTAGCCAGCATTCCACATCCTTAAAGTTGCCATTCCCAGGTGATGTCATGGAAATTGTGTTGGATTTCCTCTACTCTGGACAACCAGGAAAAGTTAAAG AATGTACAGATTTGGAGTTGTTGGGAAACATTCTCATTGTGGCAGATCAG CTACTGATTTGCCAACTGAAGGAGCTTTGCGAGGCGGTCATGGCAAATCTGG tgacatTAAGGAATGTTGCTGAGGTGTTAGAGTTCGCCATGCTGTACAACGCTAGCCAGTTGAGAGACGTTTGTACGGAGCTACTTACGAATAATTTAGCGACTGTTATAGAATCCAG GACGTTGGATGCACTGAGCGATGAAGCTTTGGCAGAGGTTTCGAGAGCTTACCGGCGTTTG GTTGCTGGCATGGCTTGGCGTGTGATAACCCCAGCAGATATGCCCGACTTCATTCTCAAAGAAGTCTCTGAATCAACCCCAGGAAAGCGAAGAAAGAGCGCGGGACGGAAGAAATCATCCAAGAGTGAGAGCGAACAGGATGCTAACACCCGAAACAATGTGCAAGAGGAAATTGTTAAGACTGGTACGCCTGTGATAACTA GTCTTGAAATGAGCGTCAAGGACGGTGATGAAGTGTTTGATCAGCCAGAGATAACCGAGGATAAACCCTCACTTAATAACCAAAGTGACGAAGCTACTGCAGATCCAGAATACCCACAACCGGATGAGAAACCAGTACAG TCCAATACAGTTAATGGTCTGTGGTATCGCAAAGATGCACCCAAAGTTATTAccccaaagaagaaaaatcgcGAGAAAAAACAGTCTCCTCGCCGGTCTGCAGAAGAATTAGAGGCTAAACAAGAAGCAAAGAAGGAGGTCAGTGTTGACATCAAG GTACCGTCGCTTGAGAAGCCAGTGTGGAGTAGTAATACGAG CGCAGCAAGTCCTCCCGCTACTAGTCTCAAAGACATCATCGAGCAGGAGCAGAACCAGGCTACCCTCCGTCTCGATTCCCCGGATGAG aaaaagtcCATGACGAAGAGGACCTCCAACAAGAGCCCGCCGAGTCAGTG TTTAGGCACCAGTCCGCCTAGTGCTGCTCTTTGGTGGAATTCAGGAGTCCGGCAATCACAGAAAGAACGAAAGAGATCAAAGTCCAGTACATCAGACGAATCAAGCAGCAACCTGAAAGGAACAGAAGGGAATGCAAGGGATGTGACCCCTGACGAAAGAAAAGATAAAGAAGCAGTTCCTGCATG ggGTGGAGTAGGTAAAAGTGTGGCTCCTGTACGATCGCTAAGGGATCTCATGCAGGAAGAAGAACAACAGCTATCTGGAAAGAAAGCAGAAACCAAAGAGACACCCTCTGCTACCACATCCAAAGCCAACAAGTCTGGTACTCCAAGGAAAAAGCTTAA TTGGCGCTCTCAGCCTGTGTTTTGTGCATCAAGCTCAGATCTTGATTCGAAAGATGTTGATACCAATTGCGATGGCCTGTCTGGATTCTCTTCGTCGCCTCCAAAAAG TGCGTGGCAGTCAACTCCTCTGGCGTGTTCACCGCCTTCCTCGTCGATCGCCTTCTCTACTATTTTAGAATCCCAAGAACAAGAAAATACAAACCTAAACAG
- the LOC140938560 gene encoding uncharacterized protein → MADRKVQTLSRSPTRKFMQSTFPSTMADSMSGDELSLHLGRQVALQNEKYKEPEPAVEETKEKTVKRKFSKFKNQQSYHGVILQGTEQIMSVKKKETVTTADEDDDLDEYEEENLKKIKEKEHDDMIKGLLLLREYYKTEYKKALQDKIEKQKKTFQQRQAYLEEEAKLSRELEQEVRHKVFHKLPRSFVLNDSQFKSGIQTDLNKIIGLERKLKKEGFLKKSHEVKEFWDFITVPENLQSVLEQGELTWETIKRYHKEHSKAVLAGQVEKAQQKREVKTKRLPKGAASSWRSATHGIRTILTPSSPSDAGRKSSSFVSSGKSRSKKTPPSSAIPIEQRFPKVEFPPLAAYRLEFGEKEPDPEEVRKQEEAFKRLEARNGLKRTLNTMFSHALANKAATHRLMEKNEDYNFESLSGIANFEEIHELASVKLKPSAGSASKKPQSRKSSGKSTDGKSPAKSRSVCSRKTNTPENDTTDRSESNISLSSKEDLVVELPPLTLNQLAKDCHVKESKCLSTFWVNPVAKRTLNSYENWKSAPIVS, encoded by the exons ATGGCAGATCGTAAAGTGCAAACGCTAAGCAGGAGTCCCACCAG GAAGTTTATGCAGTCTACCTTTCCCTCTACAATGGCAGATAGCATGTCAGGTGACGAGTTATCCTTGCATCTAGGGAGACAAGTGGCACTTCAGAATGAGAAATACAAAGAACCAGAGCCTGCAGTGGAGGAG acgaaagaaaaaacagtgaaaagaaAGTTCAGTAAATTCAAAAACCAGCAGTCCTATCATGGAGTGATTCTGCAGGGAACTGAGCAGATCATGTCtgttaagaaaaaggaaactgtCACAACTgcagatgaagatgatgatcTGGACGAGTATGAAGAAGAAAATTTGAAGAAGATAAAAGAAAAG GAACATGACGATATGATTAAGGGGCTTCTTTTATTGCGTGAATACTACAAGACTGAATACAAGAAAGCATTGCAGGATAAAATTGAGAAGCAGAAGAAGACCTTCCAACAAAGACAGGCTTATTTGGAAGAGGAAGCTAAATTGTCGCGAGAACTAGAG CAGGAGGTGCGGCACAAAGTTTTTCATAAGCTTCCAAGATCGTTTGTACTTAATGACAGCCAATTCAAGAGTGGAATACAAACTGACCTAAACAAG ATTATTGGTcttgaaagaaaactaaagaagGAAGGATTTCTTAAGAAAAGTCATGAAGTGAAAGAGTTTTGGGACTTTATTACGGTTCCTGAAAATCTGCAGAGCGTTTTAGAACAAG GCGAGCTTACCTGGGAGACAATTAAAAGGTACCACAAGGAACACAGTAAGGCTGTATTAGCTGGTCAAGTTGAAAAAGCACAACAGAAGCGCGAGGTAAAAACGAAGAGACTTCCGAAGGGAGCAGCATCGTCATGGAGGAGTGCAACACACGGCATCAGAACAATACTCACT cCTTCTTCCCCCTCTGATGCTGGCCGCAAGTCAAGTTCCTTTGTATCGAGCGGTAAGAGCAGATCAAAGAAGACCCCGCCCTCGTCAGCCATTCCTATAGAACAACGATTTCCCAAA GTTGAGTTTCCACCGTTAGCAGCCTACAGATTGGAGTTTGGCGAGAAAGAACCAGACCCTGAAGAA GTCAGGAAGCAGGAAGAAGCGTTTAAGAGGCTGGAAGCCAGAAATGGCCTCAAAAGAACTCTCAACACGATGTTCTCGCACGCGTTGGCTAACAAGGCTGCCACTCACCG GCTCATGGAGAAAAATGAAGACTATAATTTCGAAAGCCTCTCTGGAATAGCCAATTTTGAAGAG ATTCACGAACTAGCCAGTGTGAAACTTAAACCAAGCGCGGGAAGCGCCAGCAAGAAACCACAATCAAGAAAGTCAAGTGGCAAAAGTACAG ATGGAAAATCGCCCGCCAAGAGCCGGAGTGTATGCAGTAGGAAAACTAATACACCAGAGAATGATACCACAGACAGAAGCGAATCCAATATATCTCTCTCCTCAAAGGAAGA CTTGGTAGTTGAACTTCCACCTCTGACGCTGAACCAACTGGCCAAAGATTGTCATGTCAAG GAATCCAAGTGTCTTAGCACGTTTTGGGTTAACCCTGTAGCAAAACGGACCTTAAACAGCTACGAAAATTGGAAATCAGCGCCGATTGTTTCTTAG